The Flavobacterium johnsoniae UW101 genomic interval CTACTTCATTTAAGTTATTAGAATCTTCGATTAAAACTATATCTACTTTGGTTTTACCTTCTGCAGATACGTCTTTAGTTTTAAATCCTATAAAAGAAAAACTTAGAATCGCTTTCGGATTACTGAGTTTAATCTTATAGCGTCCGTCAAAATCTGTAGAAGTTCCGTTCTTTGTTCCTTTTTCCAAGACATTAACTCCTGGTAAAGAAAGCCCTGCTGCGTCTTTAACAGTTCCTTCCAATGTCACAGTCTGAGCCATAGCTCGACTGCTCATCAGTAAGCACAATAAAAAAACAACTGCAAAGCAACGATTTGCTCCTTTGTTTAATAAATCTTTAAAATTCATGGTTGATTGTTTAAGTTACTAATTGTTTAAAGTGGTTTTTTGTGGTTTAGTTTTTTGTATATCAATTCTACTTTTTATAAGAAGTTTAAAAACAACTCTATTTGAACAAAATCGGTGATTCAGCCTGATAAAATCACTTATAGAGGCCTATATTTTAACTTTTTTTTAAAGTTGTAATCGATTACACAAACATAGATATTTTTTTTATATAAAAAATTAAAATTCATAAAAAATTCATAAATAAAATTACAAATCAAAAATAAATATGCTTTTTTATACGACAAATGTAATTTTATTGATATATAAATATTAAATATATTATTATAAATAGATGTTTTGCTGCGATTTTTCAAAAAAAACAATCGATTACATGTTTAGATTTTAAGATTTTTTTAAGTGTGTTTTTGACATTTAAAAACCGTTACGAAAACGATATTATTTTAAATACACCTCATTTTTTAACAAGTTTTTATTCTAAAAACTCGATTTTGGATATAGAAGCATAGAATAATAAACCTTCCTTTTTACATTCATTTAATCATTAAACAACTCTAAAAAAATTTTGGGCATAAAAAAACCCTTAGAATCATCTAAGGGTTGATTAACAAACTAAATTTAAATAAATCTTATGCGCTTTGAAGCTTTAAGCTGTTTTTGTGAGTTTTAATTAAGGTTAAGGTAATAAGCATTCCTATAACCGACATTCCAACACCTATAAGATTTGGTGAAGCATAACTATATCCGGCACTCAAAGGTAATCCGCCCAAGAAAGCCCCTAAAGCATTTCCTATATTAAAACTTCCCTGAAGTGAAGCCGAAGCAATCATCTCTGCTCCTTTTGCTGTTCGTATCATTAACATTTGAATTGGCGCAATAACAGAGAAAGAAATAGCTCCTGTTAAGAAAGTCAGAAACAAAGAAACATATTGATTTGAGGATAAGAAATACACTAATATTAAATCAACTGACATTATAAAAAGTAAAGCTAATGTTGTAGGCGCAGGCGAATATTTATCTGCCAATTTACCGCCGGCGAAGTTTCCAACCACCATTCCAAGACCTGCCAGAATTAAAATATACGATACATCACCTTCTGCAAATTTTGACACGTTAATTAATAACGGCGCAATATAACTGATCCATGCAAACAATCCGCCAAATCCAATTGCCGTGATTCCTATAATCAGCCAAGCTTCTCTTCTTTTAAAAAACTCTAATTGTTTCTTCATATTTACTGATTCACCTTTATCTAAATGCGGCATCCACAATGAAATAAACAAAAAGGTAAGCAGGCCGACAACAGCTATTAAAACAAAGGTATAACGCCAGATAAAATTATGCCCAATATAAGTTCCAATAGGAACTCCAATTAAATTAGCCAATGTAAGACCCGAAAACATAATAGCAATTGCCTGGGCTTCTTTTCCTTTATCAGCTAAGCGGCTTGCAACTACAGCTCCAACACCAAAAAAGGCACCATGCGGTAATCCAGACAAGAATCTGGAAGCAAATAAAATATTATACGTCGGTGCAATTATAGACAAAGCATTAAAAACTGCCAGCATTGCTGCCAAAATTAAAAGCATTTTTTTAGGCGGAAAATTTCTTCCAAGTATTACTAATAAAGGAGCACCAATAACAACTCCCAGAGCATATGCAGAGATTAAATATCCAGCTACAGGAATGCTGACTTTCATATCTGAGGCAATATCAGGAAGAAGGCCCATCATTACAAATTCGGTAATACCGATTGTTAAACCTCCAAATGACAATGCAATAAGACTTTTTTTCATAAGATTAAGAGAGAAAGGGAATTAACTTTCTACGATGCAAATTTAAAACCCATACAGCAGAAATAAATTGTATATTTGCGATATAAATTTGTAAATATATGTTATGCCGAAATTAAATCAATTCAAAACACTTATGATTGATGAGTTTGAAGAAGAAAAATTTCATCTCCCGCCGCATTCTCATACTTATTATGAAATCATTTATATAAAGAAAGGAAGCGGTGTGCATCATATCAACAACAATCTGTTATCGTATAAAGCCGGTGATTTGTTTGTAATTTCACCAGATGACGAGCATTACTTTGATATTAAAAAAAGCACTCGTTTTATTTTCATCAAATTCACAGACAATTATTTCAACTCAAAACAAAACCTTACCTGCGACGAATTTCTGGTTCATACGCCGGAAAACTTTATGCGTGATAAAATTCTAAAAGAAACGGTTTTAAAATTTGGCGAACCCTGTAAAACGATTCTTAGAAATACGGTTGAGAACATTACAAAATATGACCAATATATTGATGTAACGAATTCGCCAATTGTTTTTTATCAGATTCTTTCGATTTTTGGTTTAATAAAAGAAACTATTCGATGCATGAATCTGCAGATGACTTCGACTCATATCGATAATGAACAAATTGCAAATTACATTCACCAGAATATTTATCAGCCAAAACTGGTACAAATAAAAGTAATTGCTGAACATTTTAATATTGCCCAGACGTATTTCAGTGCTTATTTTAAAAGAACTTTTTCAATAAGTTATCGCGATTATATCCATAATTTGAGGACAACATTAATAGAGAAAAGATTTCAAAATAATCAATTGCCTATTAAGCAGATTGCTTATGAATTTGGTTTTACAGACGAGAGCCATTTGACTAATTATTTTAAAAAGAAAAGAAACATGAAGCCTACTGATTTTAAAAGGCTTTAGTTATTGAAATCCTAAAAGAGCATTTCTCCTAAATATTTTTATCTAATTTTGTAAAACAAACAAATTTTTCTTTTGACAAAAAAAGTCTACATAGCATTTCTGTTAGTAATGATTGGTTTCTTTTTGATTCCGGTTTCTGGTTATGCATGCGGGAATCATACTCTAAAAAAATCTCATGTAGAAGAAACTGCTCTAGAAAAAAAGAAAAACAGCTGCTGTACAAAAAGCTGCTGTCAGGAAACGTCAAAATCGAAAAATAAAAAACACGACTGCAACGGAAAATGCAGTCATACCAACTGCACAACCTCATCTTTCCAATTGAGTATTCCGGTATCAAGCGATTTTAGTTTTCAGAATAACTTTAATTTCTCTGTAAAAAAATCCATTACGTATTACAATAAAACCAACATTTCTGATGGTTTCACTACAATTTGGTTACCTCCAAAAATATAAAATAACATTCTTAACAGCCATAAATGGGTCTTGTTGAGAAACTTATTACACATTAAAATTCAATAAAAACAACCTAAAGAAAAAAGTTCTTTCTTTAAAAAAACACATAAAAATGAAAAATTCAACAACAGCTGTTTTAGCAGCCATCACAATACTATTTTCTGTAAACACTATTACAGCAAACGAAATAAAATCACAAATCAACACAGAAGATGTTATAGCTTCTGGTGAATTACAATCCGTTTTTGACAACTATTTTGCTGTAAAAGATGCCTTGATTAAAAGTGATGCCAAAACTACTTCGGCAAAAGCAGCAAGTTTACTAACTGCAATTAGTGCTGTAAAAATGGATAAATTAAAAAGTAACGAACATACTGTCTGGATGAAAGTAGTTAAAAAATTAACTGCCGATGCAAAAGCAATCTCGTCAAATACAGATCTTAAAAAACAGCGTGAGTCTTTTAAATCATTATCTAAAAACACTTACGATTTAATAAAAGTTTCAAATCCGGATCAGCCAATTTACAAACAATACTGTCCAATGGCCGATGCTGACTGGTTAAGCAAAGAAAAAGCGGTTAAAAATCCGTATTATGGTTCTTCAATGCTAACCTGCGGAAACGTGGTAGAAACCATCAAATAAAAATATGACGCTTTACATCAAAAATATGGTGTGCGCCCGCTGTAAAATGGTCGTGAAGTCTGAGTTTGAAAAACTCGGACTTCCTACTATTTCTGTTGAACTTGGCGAAGTAGAATTAGAAAACGAAATAACCGAAGATCAAAAAGAAGCTTTACTTAAAAACCTTCAGGATTTAGGTTTTGATTTATTAGATGATAAAAAAAGTAAAACAATCGAGAAGATTAAAAATCTGATTGTTGATTTGGTTCATCATAAAAACAACGAACTAAAAATTAATTTATCTGATTATTTAGTCGAAAACCTCAATCAGGATTACAGCACATTAAGCAACTTATTTTCTGAGATTGAAAACACAACTATTGAAAAGTATTTTATAAGCCAGAAAATAGAGAAAGTAAAAGAACTTTTAATTTACAATGAGCTTTCCTTAAGTGAAATTGCTGATCTTTTAAACTACAGCAACGTAGCACATTTAAGTAATCAGTTTAAAAAAATTACGGGCTTTACTCCTACTTCATTCAAGCAATCAAAAGATAAAATGCGTATTCAGATCGAGAATTTGTAGTTTTTTGATTTTTAACCGCAAAGAACACAAAGAATTTACGCAAAGTTCGCAAAGATGTTTTAAGACAAAGCTTTGCGAACTTTGCTTTTTTATATAAAACCCAGCATAGCAAAAATCCTTGCGCCCTTTGCGGTTAAAAAAAACCTTTTGTAAATCTTGCAAATCATTCTCAAAATTCTACAACCCGAAGTAATCATTAGTTTGGAAATTTGCATTGTAAACAAAAAAGCAAAGCAATGGAACATCAATATATAATTTCAGGAATGTCGTGTAACGGATGCCGAACCAAAGTCGAAAAAACTTTAAATGAGATAGAAGGTATTCACGCAGAAGTAAACCTAAATCCAGGAGAAGCGACTATTACTATGGATAAACATGTCGCAACCGAAAAACTTCAGGAAGCTTTATCGGCTGCAGGAAACTATACTATTGAAATGAAAACAGCAGAAAATGCTGTAAAATCATGCTGTTCATCAAAAAAAGAACATTCTCACCACGATCACGCAAAAAAAGCTGCCATACCTCATAATGCAACAGGAGTTTTTTACTGCCCAATGCATTGTGAAGGCGATAAAACCTATAACAAACCCGGAGATTGTCCGGTTTGCGGAATGGATTTAGTGCCTCAAATTGCAGCAGGAACACAATTTACCTGCCCAATGCATCCGGAAGTTATTTCTAATGAACCTGGCGACTGCCCAATCTGCGGAATGGATTTAGTACCAATACAGGCTTCTGAATCTGAAGACAACAAAACTTATACTGACTTATTAAAGAAAATGAAAATTGCGACATTGTTCACGCTTCCAATTTTCATTATTTCAATGTCAGAAATGATTCCGGATAATCCTCTTTTTAAAATCATGTCAATTGAAAAATGGAACTGGGTTCAGTTTATATTTTCAATTCCGGTTTTATTTTATGCCGGATGGATATTTTTTGTACGCGCCTGGAAATCTATTACAACATGGAATTTAAATATGTTTACCTTAATAGGAATTGGAACCAGCGTTGCATTTCTTTTTAGTATAGCAGGAATGTTTTTTCCTGATATTTTTCCGGCAGAATTCAAATCGCATCACGGAACGATTCATCTTTATTTTGAAGCTGCAACTGTAATTACAACTTTAGTCATATTAGGTCAGTTACTAGAAGCGAGAGCACACGGGCAGACAAACGGCGCCATTAAAGAATTGTTAAAACTGGCTCCAACTGAAGCCACTTTGGTAGAAAACGGAAATGATAAAGTAATTTCTATTCATAACATTAAAAAAGGAGATTTACTGCGAGTTAAACCCGGAGAAAAAATTCCGGTTGATGGAAAAATAACGTCTGGAGAAAGCAGTATCGATGAGGCCATGATTACCGGAGAACCTATTCCGGTTGATAAAAAAACGGGCGATAATGTAATTGCAGGAACCATCAACGGAACAAAATCTTTTGTAATGACTGCCGAAAAAGTAGGTTCAGAAACGTTGCTTTCGCAGATTATCCAAATGGTAAACGATGCTAGCCGTTCCAGAGCACCAATTCAAAAACTGGCAGACCGGGTTGCTAAATATTTTGTGCCTACAGTTGTTGGTATCTCTATATTAACCTTTATTATATGGGCAAAATTTGGCCCGGAACCTTCTTATATATACGGATTAATAAATGCAATTGCTGTTTTAATTATTGCCTGTCCTTGTGCTTTAGGACTAGCAACACCTATGTCAGTTATGGTAGGCGTTGGAAAAGGTGCTCAGCACGGAATTCTGATAAAAAATGCCGAAGCACTCGAAAACATGAATAAAATCGATGTTCTAATTACTGATAAAACCGGAACAATTACAGAAGGGAAACCAACAGTTGAGAAAATTTATGCGATTGATAATAATGAAGATTTTCTGCTTCAAAATATTGCTTCTCTAAATCAGCATAGTGAACATCCTTTGGCGCAAGCCGTTGTAAATTTTGCCAAAGAAAAAAATCAATCTTTACTTGAAGTTCCCAATTTTGAAGCTGTTGCCGGAAAAGGAGTTTTAGGAACCGTGAATAATTCAAAAACAGCATTAGGAAATAAAAAACTGATGGATCAAATTGGCGCCTCTATTCCTGATGATTTAGAAACTAAGATTATTGCCGAGCAAAATTTAGGCAAAACCGTTTCTTATATTGCTGTAAACAATAAAGCTGTCGGTTATGTATCTATAACAGATGCTGTTAAAGGAACCAGCGCAAAAGCTATTAAAGATTTAATGGATCAGGGAATTGAAGTTATAATGCTTACCGGAGACAATAAAAACACTGCAAAAGCAGTAGCAGATCATCTTCATTTAAGTTCATTTAAAGCGGATTGTCTTCCAGAGGATAAACTAAAAGAAATTGAACGCCTGCAGGCCGAAGGAAAAGTTGTGGCAATGGCAGGAGACGGAATCAATGATGCTCCGGCACTTGCAAAAGCCGATATTGGAATTGCAATGGGAACCGGAACTGATGTTGCCATAGAAAGTGCTAAAATTACGCTTGTAAAAGGAGATTTAAACGGAATTGTAAAAGCTCATAAATTAAGCTTTTGTGTTATGAAAAATATCAAACAGAATTTATTTTTTGCCTTTATATACAATGTTTTAGGAGTTCCAATTGCGGCTGGAATTTTATATCCTGTATTTGGGATTTTGCTTTCGCCAATGCTGGCTGCGCTGGCTATGAGTTTAAGTTCAGTTTCGGTAATTGCAAATGCTTTACGATTACGAAATTTAAATCTTTAAAAAATCAATATGAAACTACGTGTTATACTAATTGTTATTTTGATTGCTTTTAATGCAAAAGCACAAAAGGTAGTTCGTTATGATTTACATGTTCGGGATACGATTGTCAATTTTTCCGGAAAAGAAAAACGTGCTCTTACAGTAAACGGACAAATTCCGATGCCTACGCTGACTTTTACTGAAGGGGATATTGCTGAAATTTATGTACACAATGAACTAAAAAACGAAGATACTGCAATGCATTGGCATGGATTGTTTCTGCCTAATAAAGAAGACGGCGTTCCCTATCTTACGCAAATGCCTATTAAACCGGGAACAACACATAAATATACTTTCCCGATAATTCAAAACGGAACGTATTGGTACCACAGTCATTCTGGTTTACAGGAACAAATTGGTTTGTACGGACTTTTCATCATCAACAAGAAAAAAGACGATCCAACTATTCGAAAAGGCATTGATGATCTGCCAACGATTCCGGTTATTCTAAGCGAATGGTCTGATTTAAAACCAGAAAACATTCAGCGAATGCTGCACAATGCAAATGATTGGTTCGCAATAAAAAAAGGAACAACGCAAAGTTATTTTGAAGCTCTTAAACAAGGACAGTTCCCTACAAAAGTCACTAATGAATGGAAACGTATGAATGCCATGGATGTGAGTGATGTTTATTATGAGAAATTTTTAATTAACGGAAAAAACGAAGACCAGCTTTCGCAGTTTAAGGCAGGTGATAAAGTAAGACTGCGAATTGCAAACGGAGGAGCTTCCAGTTATTTCTGGCTGACTTACGGCGGCGGAAAAATCACAGTTGTTGCCAGCGACGGAAATGATGTTGAACCTGTAGAAGTCGATCGTTTAATTATTGCAGTTTCTGAAACCTATGATGTTGTCGTAACAATTCCTGAGGACAAAAAATCCTTTGCATTTTTGGCCACAGCCGAAGACAGAACCGGATCTGCATCTTTATTTTTAGGCAACGGAACAAAACAACCCGTTCATCATCTTCCAAAATTAAAATATTTTAGCGGCATGAAAATGATGAACGACATGATGAAAATGAACGGAGAAATGAATGACATGGGCATGAATATGTCGCTCAATAAAATGGATATGAATGCCGTAATGTATCCTGAAATTTCCGGTGAAGATGAAAATTCAAAACCAGCGATGGATCATTCAGGTCACAATATGGAAGAAATGAAAATGGAAAGTGACAGCACAGAAAATCCGGAAATTGTTACTTTAAATTACGGAATGCTTAAATCGCCTTTTAAAACGAATCTGCCAAAAGATGCTCCTGTTAAAGAACTTCGCTTTGAATTATCAGGAAATATGAACCGTTATGTATGGAGTTTAGACAATAAAGTGATTTCTGAAACCGATAAAATTTTAATCAAAAAAGGAGAAATTGTTCGTATAACTCTATATAATGGATCGATGATGCGCCACCCGATGCATTTACATGGACATGATTTCAGAGTTTTAAACGAACACGGCGATTATTCTCCACTGAAAAATGTTCTGGATATTATGCCGATGGAAACTGATACGATCGAATTTGCAGCTAATGCCGATGGTGACTGGTTTTTTCATTGTCACATATTGTATCACATGATGGCAGGAATGGGACGTATTTTTAGTTATGAAAATTCAGCATCAAATCCGTTAATCCATCATCCTGAAATGGCTTACAAAATGCTGAAAATGGACGATCGTATGTTTCATTTCATGGCCGAAAATGATTTTGCTTCAAACGGAAACGACGGAGAAGCCATGTACAGCAACACGCGCTGGAGCATAGGCACTGAATGGAGATTGGGTTATAATAATGAACACGGTTATGAAACCGAAACTCATATTGGCCGTTATATTGGTAAAATGCAATGGTTTATGCCATTTATAGGTTTTGACTGGCGATACAGAAAAATGGGAATAGACGAACAGGAACAAAACCTTTTTGGTCAAAAAAACACAAAAGACAATCGTTCAGTTTTTAGCATCGGTGCCGAATATACACTGCCAATGCTCATAAAGGCCCAGGTTGAAATGTATACAGATGGAAATGTGAGAATTCAGTTTGAAAGAAAAGATATTCCGCTTTCGAGACGTTTACGAATGAATTTAATGTGGAATACGGATAAAGAATATATGGCCGGATTAAAATATATTGTTGCCCGTAACTTTGGAATTACCACACATTATGACAGCGATATGGGAATTGGATTTGGATTGAATTTGAATTATTAAAAAATTGTCTCATAGAGACTGCATAAACATTTAGATATTAACTTATCATTGACAATTTCCAAAACTAAATCGTATTATATTTGAATCAACATCTTCAATCAAAAAAGAAAAATATCTAACATTTAAATTATACAAAAATGAAAAAATTATTTGCCGTTTTAGCTATTGCTTTATTTACAATTGGTGTACAAGCACAAGACACAAAACCAGATCCTAAAAAAGAAAAAGCTAAAAAAGAATCATGCTGCAAAAAAACAGATGATAAAAAAGACAAAAAATGCTGCGCTAAAAAATAATCGCAGCATATATAAAATGCAAAAAGGCTTCAAATATTTGAAGCCTTTTTTTATGGTTTGCTTTTTCTTACTGCATATTGTATAAATAAAAAGAAGCAAATTTAAATCCTTTTTTATCTGTTGAATATTTAGCAGAAAAAACTTTAAAACTTATTTCAGCCTGACACTCCATTCAAAATCCATTTCAGAAACCTGAACACCTTCTTCATTAGTTCCAATAGATTTCATCCAAAAAGTCTGGCCTTCTCCTGTTTCAATTGTTTTTTTGATTGCATCAGCAATTAAATGTCCGTCGTTGCAGACAAAAGTAATTCTGCCCGTTGCTTTTTTTGTAAAGTTCCCTTTATTATTAGCAACCAGCATAGAAATCTTTTTACCGCTTTGCTGAATCTGCGAAATCACCAAAGCCCCAGTTGTTAATTCTGCCGCCATTGCCTGAACAGCAAAATACATCGAATTAAACGGGTTTTGATTTATCCATCTGTGCTTTACACTTACTATGCATCTGTCTTTGTCGATTGCTTTTACACGTACACCGCAAAAGTATGCCGATGGTAATTTGAATAATACAAATTTGTTGAGTTTCGATACTGAAATTGCCATTTGATATATTTTTTATGTAAAAATACAAAAAAACTATGCACGCACAATACTTCGTATTTACTTTCTAATGACCCCAACAAAATCAATACTTACCAATGATTTTCAATTAATTAATCAAAATCTAACAGATATAAATTTGTTAATATTTTGTTAATATTTACTACTATGTAAAACAAGATACTGTTTTTTAGACATATATTTGCATAAGAAATTACTATATACTTTTAATCATGCAATCATCAACACCACTCATCATGGAAAAATCAACAGAAAAGAATACTTCGGCATTCACACATTTAAGTACATTAAGCCAATACATTATTCCGTTTGGAAATTATATTTTCCCAATTATAATCTGGTCGAGCTACAAAGACAAATCAGAATTTGTAGACCACCACGGAAAACAGGCGTTAAACTTTCAACTAAGTTTATTGCTTTACACGTTAATCTTAGCTTTAATCGCTATTCCAATTTTCGTTACAGTTTTTTTGCAAAACCTGCCAATTGAAGCCATTTTTAACGATCACGATTTCTACATTAGAAATTTCAATTTTGAAGGCAACATTGGTCTTTTAAGCATTGGAGCAACGGCAGTAATACTTTTTGGACTTTTAAAATTTGTTGAATTCTTTTTAGTGATTTATGCTTCGATAAAAGCTTCAAACGGAGAATTATACAAATATCCGCTGAC includes:
- a CDS encoding MFS transporter encodes the protein MKKSLIALSFGGLTIGITEFVMMGLLPDIASDMKVSIPVAGYLISAYALGVVIGAPLLVILGRNFPPKKMLLILAAMLAVFNALSIIAPTYNILFASRFLSGLPHGAFFGVGAVVASRLADKGKEAQAIAIMFSGLTLANLIGVPIGTYIGHNFIWRYTFVLIAVVGLLTFLFISLWMPHLDKGESVNMKKQLEFFKRREAWLIIGITAIGFGGLFAWISYIAPLLINVSKFAEGDVSYILILAGLGMVVGNFAGGKLADKYSPAPTTLALLFIMSVDLILVYFLSSNQYVSLFLTFLTGAISFSVIAPIQMLMIRTAKGAEMIASASLQGSFNIGNALGAFLGGLPLSAGYSYASPNLIGVGMSVIGMLITLTLIKTHKNSLKLQSA
- a CDS encoding DUF4870 domain-containing protein: MEKSTEKNTSAFTHLSTLSQYIIPFGNYIFPIIIWSSYKDKSEFVDHHGKQALNFQLSLLLYTLILALIAIPIFVTVFLQNLPIEAIFNDHDFYIRNFNFEGNIGLLSIGATAVILFGLLKFVEFFLVIYASIKASNGELYKYPLTIPFIK
- a CDS encoding DUF3347 domain-containing protein, with protein sequence MKNSTTAVLAAITILFSVNTITANEIKSQINTEDVIASGELQSVFDNYFAVKDALIKSDAKTTSAKAASLLTAISAVKMDKLKSNEHTVWMKVVKKLTADAKAISSNTDLKKQRESFKSLSKNTYDLIKVSNPDQPIYKQYCPMADADWLSKEKAVKNPYYGSSMLTCGNVVETIK
- a CDS encoding heavy metal translocating P-type ATPase, yielding MEHQYIISGMSCNGCRTKVEKTLNEIEGIHAEVNLNPGEATITMDKHVATEKLQEALSAAGNYTIEMKTAENAVKSCCSSKKEHSHHDHAKKAAIPHNATGVFYCPMHCEGDKTYNKPGDCPVCGMDLVPQIAAGTQFTCPMHPEVISNEPGDCPICGMDLVPIQASESEDNKTYTDLLKKMKIATLFTLPIFIISMSEMIPDNPLFKIMSIEKWNWVQFIFSIPVLFYAGWIFFVRAWKSITTWNLNMFTLIGIGTSVAFLFSIAGMFFPDIFPAEFKSHHGTIHLYFEAATVITTLVILGQLLEARAHGQTNGAIKELLKLAPTEATLVENGNDKVISIHNIKKGDLLRVKPGEKIPVDGKITSGESSIDEAMITGEPIPVDKKTGDNVIAGTINGTKSFVMTAEKVGSETLLSQIIQMVNDASRSRAPIQKLADRVAKYFVPTVVGISILTFIIWAKFGPEPSYIYGLINAIAVLIIACPCALGLATPMSVMVGVGKGAQHGILIKNAEALENMNKIDVLITDKTGTITEGKPTVEKIYAIDNNEDFLLQNIASLNQHSEHPLAQAVVNFAKEKNQSLLEVPNFEAVAGKGVLGTVNNSKTALGNKKLMDQIGASIPDDLETKIIAEQNLGKTVSYIAVNNKAVGYVSITDAVKGTSAKAIKDLMDQGIEVIMLTGDNKNTAKAVADHLHLSSFKADCLPEDKLKEIERLQAEGKVVAMAGDGINDAPALAKADIGIAMGTGTDVAIESAKITLVKGDLNGIVKAHKLSFCVMKNIKQNLFFAFIYNVLGVPIAAGILYPVFGILLSPMLAALAMSLSSVSVIANALRLRNLNL
- a CDS encoding helix-turn-helix domain-containing protein translates to MTLYIKNMVCARCKMVVKSEFEKLGLPTISVELGEVELENEITEDQKEALLKNLQDLGFDLLDDKKSKTIEKIKNLIVDLVHHKNNELKINLSDYLVENLNQDYSTLSNLFSEIENTTIEKYFISQKIEKVKELLIYNELSLSEIADLLNYSNVAHLSNQFKKITGFTPTSFKQSKDKMRIQIENL
- a CDS encoding multicopper oxidase family protein, translated to MKLRVILIVILIAFNAKAQKVVRYDLHVRDTIVNFSGKEKRALTVNGQIPMPTLTFTEGDIAEIYVHNELKNEDTAMHWHGLFLPNKEDGVPYLTQMPIKPGTTHKYTFPIIQNGTYWYHSHSGLQEQIGLYGLFIINKKKDDPTIRKGIDDLPTIPVILSEWSDLKPENIQRMLHNANDWFAIKKGTTQSYFEALKQGQFPTKVTNEWKRMNAMDVSDVYYEKFLINGKNEDQLSQFKAGDKVRLRIANGGASSYFWLTYGGGKITVVASDGNDVEPVEVDRLIIAVSETYDVVVTIPEDKKSFAFLATAEDRTGSASLFLGNGTKQPVHHLPKLKYFSGMKMMNDMMKMNGEMNDMGMNMSLNKMDMNAVMYPEISGEDENSKPAMDHSGHNMEEMKMESDSTENPEIVTLNYGMLKSPFKTNLPKDAPVKELRFELSGNMNRYVWSLDNKVISETDKILIKKGEIVRITLYNGSMMRHPMHLHGHDFRVLNEHGDYSPLKNVLDIMPMETDTIEFAANADGDWFFHCHILYHMMAGMGRIFSYENSASNPLIHHPEMAYKMLKMDDRMFHFMAENDFASNGNDGEAMYSNTRWSIGTEWRLGYNNEHGYETETHIGRYIGKMQWFMPFIGFDWRYRKMGIDEQEQNLFGQKNTKDNRSVFSIGAEYTLPMLIKAQVEMYTDGNVRIQFERKDIPLSRRLRMNLMWNTDKEYMAGLKYIVARNFGITTHYDSDMGIGFGLNLNY
- a CDS encoding DUF4442 domain-containing protein; the protein is MAISVSKLNKFVLFKLPSAYFCGVRVKAIDKDRCIVSVKHRWINQNPFNSMYFAVQAMAAELTTGALVISQIQQSGKKISMLVANNKGNFTKKATGRITFVCNDGHLIADAIKKTIETGEGQTFWMKSIGTNEEGVQVSEMDFEWSVRLK
- a CDS encoding AraC family transcriptional regulator; the encoded protein is MPKLNQFKTLMIDEFEEEKFHLPPHSHTYYEIIYIKKGSGVHHINNNLLSYKAGDLFVISPDDEHYFDIKKSTRFIFIKFTDNYFNSKQNLTCDEFLVHTPENFMRDKILKETVLKFGEPCKTILRNTVENITKYDQYIDVTNSPIVFYQILSIFGLIKETIRCMNLQMTSTHIDNEQIANYIHQNIYQPKLVQIKVIAEHFNIAQTYFSAYFKRTFSISYRDYIHNLRTTLIEKRFQNNQLPIKQIAYEFGFTDESHLTNYFKKKRNMKPTDFKRL